In a single window of the Neoarius graeffei isolate fNeoGra1 chromosome 28, fNeoGra1.pri, whole genome shotgun sequence genome:
- the las1l gene encoding ribosomal biogenesis protein LAS1L: MRVCAGLRRKRAGRRRHVVAWRNKAEWEQVVEFLHSRDTHLQTHALHRITAWKGRFGPSTPVAVESTANLVRCQILDRNGKLEQDDLVLLYGMALTRFVNLILERKHGRVAKPLRRLASTMNIPEWIVNLRHDITHRRLPTLKWCRKGCEFVLNWLQQQYWSRQLSSLSDWSSSSEEEEDEEEVMRREEEEMMNRQREIQRHKRARELLISYEREQFQVFEDLLKRGADRGASSWLNTSADLSWILAQIQQLNSEASDALINTLVQDGFLIPTMDQLESLNIDPSEELLDVLAPCVPAEFLRFWLPLLKILNSNSFINQLLEKLFAELTNEPTNHRVYYAAAWISEILHCNCRNESKAFRRMRMMKERLFINRVSLQWQKLISVCVKTPCAATPFLLQQILTDMDKPLPLDTQRNLLRLCTIYTQSHLGNCEPGNPDSSHPVYTVESLQECVGGAMQNKHTQLPDEPTELAKAPPTQEIQEQLSAETVQERNAALRGSAWSVCTDKVPWKQHPLGKVPGQTDDPSCLMVETYSTLTVFDQQVKGHYSSLSVPLQSRTGADGPLWTHSDLTKLKAGLKLF; this comes from the exons ATGAGGGTGTGTGCggggctgaggaggaagcgcgcgGGGAGGCGCCGCCATGTTGTGGCCTGGAGGAATAAGGCGGAGTGGGAGCAGGTGGTGGAGTTCCTGCACTCCCGCGACACTCACCTGCAGACACACGCGCTGCACAGGATCACCGCCTGGAAGGGGAG gtttggGCCCAGTACTCCGGTTGCTGTGGAGAGCACGGCAAATCTGGTGCGCTGTCAAATTCTGGACCGGAATGGGAAACTGGAGCAAGATGATCTGGTGCTGCTGTACGGCATGGCGCTCACCAG GTTTGTGAATCTCATATTGGAGCGAAAGCACGGCCGAGTGGCCAAACCCCTGCGACGCCTCGCCAGCACT atgAATATTCCAGAGTGGATTGTGAATCTGAGACACGATATCACACACCGCAGACTTCCCACGCTCAAGTGGTGCCGCaaag ggtgtGAGTTTGTGTTAAACTGGCTGCAGCAGCAGTACTGGTCTCGGCAGCTCAGCAGCCTCTCAGACTGGAGCTCTTCAtctgaggaagaggaggatgaaGAAGAGGTGATGAGAAGGGAAGAGGAGGAAAtgatgaacagacagagagaaatcCAGAGGCACA agagagcgagagagctgcTTATCTCCTACGAACGAGAACAGTtccag GTGTTTGAGGATTTGTTAAAGCGAGGGGCAGATCGCGGGGCAAGTTCATGGCTCAACACCAGCGCAGATCTCAGCTGGATCCTCGCACAGATACAGCAGCTCAACTCCGAGGCCAG tgatgcATTGATCAACACGTTAGTGCAGGACGGGTTTCTGATCCCAACAATGGATCAGTTGGAATCCCTCAACATCGACCCAtcag aggagCTGTTGGACGTGTTAGCCCCGTGTGTTCCTGCGGAGTTCCTTCGCTTCTGGTTGCCACTGCTGAAGATCCTCAACTCAAACTCATTTATTAATCAGCTGCTGGAGAAGCTGTTTGCTGAGCTCACTAACGAGCCGACCAATCACAGGGTTTATTACGCTGCAGCCTGGATCTCTGAGATTCTCCACTGCAACTGCagga ATGAGTCGAAGGCCTTcaggaggatgaggatgatgaAGGAGCGGTTGTTCATTAACAGAGTGTCTCTCCAATGGCAGAAGCTCATatcagtgtgtgtgaaaacaccatGTGCTGCTACACCGTTCCTGCTTCAaca GATTTTAACGGACATGGATAAGCCCCTCCCCCTGGACACGCAGCGCAACTTGCTCCGCCTCTGCACCATCTACACACAGAGTCACCTTGGCAACTGTGAACCTGGCAACCCAGACTCCTCCCACCCTGTCTACACAGTTGAGAGCCTGCAGGAGTGTGTGGGCGGGGCCATGCAAAACAAACACACCCAGTTACCTGATGAACCCACAGAATTAGCCAAGGCTCCGCCCACACAGGAAATACAGGAGCAGCTGAGTGCAGAAACGGTGCAGGAAAGAAACGCAGCATTACGAGGGTCAGCCTGGAGTGTGTGTACAG ATAAGGTTCCCTGGAAGCAGCACCCTCTGGGGAAGGTTCCGGGTCAGACAGATGATCCGTCGTGTCTGATGGTGGAGACGTACTCAACACTGACTGTGTTTGACCAGCAGGTCAAAGGTCACTACAGCAGCCTGAG tgTGCCACTTCAGAGCAGAACCGGAGCAGATGGACCCCTATGGACTCACAGTGACCTCACCAAGCTCAAAGCTGGGCTAAAACTCTtctaa